A genomic window from Salvelinus namaycush isolate Seneca chromosome 5, SaNama_1.0, whole genome shotgun sequence includes:
- the LOC120047560 gene encoding POU domain, class 3, transcription factor 1-like yields the protein MATTAQYIPRNNSLPSNPLMHPDSDRMHQGTTYREVQKMMHHEYLQGLAATNTGHPMSLTHHQWLPTSNTDWTSGTHIGQQEHNKASVQASREDLSSGFHHRSHLVHQQTQSSHHGSWAPTTAHHLSPLSPASNGHQSLVYSQPGYTNLNAMLNPQPASLHHSMRDPLHDDTGSHDNQMESPQQAFSHHQDHSDEDAPSSDDLEQFAKQFKQRRIKLGFTQADVGLALGTLYGNVFSQTTICRFEALQLSFKNMCKLKPLLNKWLEETDSNTGSPTNLDKIAAQGRKRKKRTSIEVGVKGALENHFLKCPKPSAHEITSLAGSLQLEKEVVRVWFCNRRQKEKRMTPIGVPHPNMEDVYSQAETPPLHHTLQSPVQ from the coding sequence ATGGCTACAACAGCTCAGTATATTCCGCGGAATAACTCCTTACCGTCCAACCCGCTCATGCATCCGGATTCGGACAGGATGCACCAGGGGACGACCTACAGAGAGGTGCAGAAAATGATGCACCACGAGTACTTGCAGGGGCTAGCGGCGACCAACACGGGACATCCGATGAGCCTGACGCACCACCAGTGGCTGCCCACCTCCAACACCGACTGGACCAGCGGTACCCATATCGGGCAACAGGAGCACAACAAAGCCAGCGTTCAGGCGAGTCGAGAGGACCTGAGCAGTGGCTTCCACCATAGATCTCACCTGGTGCACCAGCAGACGCAGAGTAGCCACCATGGATCGTGGGCGCCGACCACGGCGCACCACTTGTCCCCGCTGTCGCCTGCCTCCAACGGGCACCAGTCGCTAGTTTACTCGCAGCCGGGATACACGAACCTTAACGCCATGCTAAATCCCCAGCCCGCCTCTCTGCACCACAGCATGCGGGACCCGCTCCACGACGATACAGGTAGCCATGACAACCAGATGGAGTCCCCCCAGCAGGCGTTCAGCCACCACCAGGACCACTCAGACGAGGATGCGCCCAGCTCCGACGACCTAGAGCAGTTCGCCAAGCAGTTCAAACAGCGAAGGATCAAACTGGGCTTTACACAGGCGGACGTGGGCTTGGCCTTGGGCACCCTGTACGGAAACGTCTTTTCTCAGACCACTATCTGCAGGTTCGAGGCACTGCAGCTCAGCTTCAAGAACATGTGCAAACTTAAGCCACTGCTAAACAAGTGGCTGGAGGAGACAGACTCAAACACTGGCAGCCCCACCAATTTGGACAAGATTGCTGCGCAGGGCAGGAAACGAAAGAAGAGGACCTCGATTGAAGTTGGGGTGAAAGGGGCGCTGGAAAATCATTTCTTAAAATGTCCCAAGCCCTCCGCCCATGAAATCACCAGTTTAGCCGGCTCTCTTCAATTGGAAAAAGAGGTTGTCCGTGTTTGGTTTTGCAACAGAAGACAAAAAGAGAAAAGAATGACGCCGATAGGGGTCCCTCATCCGAATATGGAGGACGTATATTCTCAAGCGGAGACCCCCCCTCTTCACCACACATTACAGAGTCCCGTGCAGTGA